The Nicotiana tomentosiformis chromosome 2, ASM39032v3, whole genome shotgun sequence genome includes the window AACTACTTAGCTCAAAATGCAGATGGAACTATAGATCTGATGAGCCCAAGGACAGAGTCTCCGGGCACAATGATGATTAGACCAACAAGTTAGAGAGAGAAAAATAGTATCAAGATGCTGTGTTAGAATATATTCTTTGATGTCCAGAAAACTGTGTCTTTACAATGATCATTGAGCCTATTATTTATAGCTCAGTGGGCGTAATGGTTGGGCCCACCACTAATGACAATTATTGAAGTGCGATAATGGAAATCTAACGGTAAACATAAATGCTCAAAACTCTGTAACGAGTCGTTACTCTTTAATGCtgtggaatattcttcattaaatgtcacCGGGCGCAGCGTGCTTAATACCTTTATGAACCTGCCTTTCTCGGTGACACGCGGGGTAGCTGCGCCCAATTTTTCGTCCTCCCAACTTTGGTTCCACGTGTCCCCTTCTTTGGTGGCCACGTCCCGTAACATATTTTGCCCAATACAGATATATTCTCCCGTTATTTGTTAATTTCAAAAGTTGTCCTGAAGATTACCAATGAACTTCAATAGTTTACTTTCTAATTTCAATAACAAGAAAAATGGAATGTAAGTAGGCAATGAGCGAACGTAGCCTATTAAGACAATGGATTATTAGAGATATATTCATCAGTTCTTTgttaatttcaaatttttgttGTTTATAAACCAACTCAAATTAAATAAACTAGCCTAATCAAAAATATAATCTCCACTGAAGATATGACCCTGTCTCTCTCAAATTAGAGATAATAATACTTTTACTAAAAATATAAGAGACGTACACGAAAATAATTACTTTCCGTCTTTACTAATGATAGTTACGTTGTCCTCTTGACTTCAAATGTGTTTATTCataacttggtgattgaaaataaCATAGTATTTTAATACTTTCACCAGTGTAGTAACCAATAATGCAAAATAAAAAATTCTTTCTCTCTTCGATAATGTAAAGGAAAATGACAGAGTAACCAAAGTCTGTTTGGTTAGGACAAAAAAAGTTTGTTTTGATAGTAAACTTACCCCAgcttaatattttaaattttttattttgctttttcCGAATGTAAATGGGCAAGTGGATAGTAAGGGAAGaaacataaatattaaaaatgaaaAGACTTTCTTggggaaaaaatgaaagaatataATGGTAAGAGATAACCTAATTGGATATTACAATCATTAtgctaaaaatgtcaaactccaaAACTCTGGGCAGGCATTGAACCACGAAGTTGCTTATTAGTGCAATCCTATTAAAGCCACCGCTGAAACAGTGTAATTATTtccttaaataaaaaataaaatcacaAAAAACTATTCTTTTTTAATTATTACAATTTAGATGATTTAATTTAACTtgacacaaagtttaagaaaaaaagaagaaaactttTGAAATATGTGGTCCTAAAAACTTAAGGTCAAAAGCTTTATGGGATCGTAATGCAATGGACTGACAGAGGGTGAAAGCCTAGAAGATATTTGTGTGAAAAGAAAAactttaaagttaaattgtttctaaatatagaaatatGTATATTTTATCAAACAGACTAATATTTGAAACggaaaaaatatttgtttaatgCTTTGGTCCCTATTCCTTTTTCTTGGTGTCAATTGTATCGTATAAATGACGGCAAATCATTCTATACGACAGAAATGGACTCCATTTCGATCTCGGCTCCCATTTGCCAACTTGTTTCCGGTAATAACAAACAAGTAAACATTAAGAAACCATTCCTATCTAAGAAACATAGGTGAAAACAATGAAGCACCCGCAATTTTGTATGAATAGTATCGATATATTATCACTGACTTGTAAACGTTTTACCTTTGATAGTTTTATTACTTTTGGATTATTTATTCGAATGTGTCAGCAATATTTAAAAAGAGTATGACTTGTATAATTTTATAGCCAATCAAGTATTCGCATGGGTGTGGGTGTTTGCTGATTGTGTGCGACAAATGCCGATGCACCTACCATATTCTGTTGAAAACTATTCTTTATAAATAGTTGAAAACACTTTAAAAACATGTATACGTAGATCAATGCACTTACTATTAGGAAATTGATAAGTTACCTGTCGTGTTATTGTTTTGATAATCTAACAAATTTAATGATACGAATCAGATCGGGAACCTGTTATATATTCTCAAGGTGTCAAAGCACAACAAATCTCAAGTTACTGCTCACAGCTGTAAAGTCGATGCAAATGTTCTCCTCCACACAACAGTGTGAACAGTGCAATATctactttatggggaatgccttgTACCGGATATTGGCTTGCATTATTCAAGTGACATCACTTGGATATTATTAACATGAAGCAACGAAGAAAATACACACTTGCACATCCGAGAATTAATTAAGTTTCTTCTCAAGTGTGTTGTCATCTTGCAAGTAACTTTCGGGCTTCAAGAACAATACAACGAATGACCAGTTTTCAGTATTGTGTTATTATATGTCCTTAattgtgttgcacctttgttagagtgatttacttgtaattcctacttagcttatctagaagcattgtgtaggaaaccatttgtaaaatcataaattttgtgtttgtgtcttggctagagttagtctgtgagctttgtaatagagttattacaagtgagtggcggattaagagtttaattcctaggttacaatatgttgtaatctaaaagttgctcgattagtgaagttgaaatcatacgagtgtaggtcgtggtttttaatcccgtgaattgggagtttttcacgtaaaactctgttgtgtcatttacttatctcCTATTATGTGTATTCTGTGGGGATCCATAGAAAATCAGGTTCTCTGGTGTACCCtaaatttttattgaaataatAGTACTCAGATAAGACCATTCCTATCTGCCAAAGAACAAGTTGTTTGTCTCCAGCAATAAAATAGATAAAGGGATAATAAATATGAAGTCACAAATACTAATTGGACTTACGAAAGAGTTGATATCTAACCTAGGTTATAATAtgttgtaatctaaaagttgctcgattagtgaagttgaaatcatacgagtgtaggtcgtggtttttaattcCGTGAATtgagagtttttcacgtaaaactctgttgtgtcatttacttatctcCTATTATGTGTATTCTGTGGGGATCCATAGAAAATCAGGTTCTCTGGTGTACCCtaaatttttattgaaataatAGTACTCAGATAAGACCATTCCTATCTGCCAAAGAACAAGTTGTTTGTCTCCAGCAATAAAATAGATAAAGGGATAATAAATATGAAGTCACAAATACTAATTGGACTTACGAAAGAGTTGATATGTAACCTAGGTTACAATAtgttgtaatctaaaagttgctcgattagtgaagttgaaatcatacgagtgtaggtcgtggtttttaattcCGTGAATTGGGAGTTTTTCAAACTCTGTTGTATCATTTACTTATCTCCTATTATGTGTATTCTGTGGGGATCCATAGAAAATCAGGTTCTCTGGTGTACCCtaaatttttattgaaataatAGTACTCAGATAAGACCATTCCTATCTGCCAAAGAACAAGTTGTTTGTCTCCAGCAATAAAATAGATAAAGGGATAATAAATATGAAGTCACAAATACTAATTGGACTTACGAAAGAGTTGATATGTTCGAGGCACATGAAATATTATCCCATGGTTACGTAACTATTTATCATTATCAATTTAATTATTCATGAGACCAAATCCTTgaataatttttatgttttatttatttaagaagAATCAAGAATGTACGTATACGATTGACTAGTATAGTGTTGTAACCAATTAAATATTAGCATGGGCGTTGTATTTGCTGGGAATGGTGCCATGATCCAAATTGTATGCTATGAATGCTGATGCACCTACCGTATAATAATTTGAAAAGTCTATGTAATAATTTAAAAAGTCCTACTTTGCACGTATTATTAcgaaagaataataaatttaatGGTATTTCTCACTTTTGTAAAATATTATTGACAGGCGACTGGCGACCAAACGACATTAAGCAGGATATATTATTTGCTTCCAACCTTACACTGTGACAATGCAAAACGAAAGTAAGAAGGGAAATAAGTATGAAAAAGACTTACAAGAACACAagaatgaaatttaaggaagatTAAATGATGTAGTAACTTATTTAACTTAATGTTTGGACGAAAGAAGAATATCATTGACCACCTTCTCAATGTTCACATAAGATGACCCTGAATGTTCTTTAGCAGATGCTTCAGCCAATTCCTTCCATTCCAttgtctttttcttcatctttttgcCTTTTCCCCCAACCATCAATTCCCTTACAAGGCTTTCCACTTCATCCCTCTTCACATCACAGTCAATCTCCATTCCAACATCCCATTTAGTGACGGAAAACCAACAATTTGTTTGCTGTTCAGCGAAAAATGGCCAGCAAATCATAGGCACCCCACTGCTTATACTTTCGAGTGTCGAATTCCATCCACTGTGAGTCAAGAATCCTCCTATTGCAGGGTGACTAAGTACTTCTTCTTGTGAACACCAACTAGCAAGCATACCTCTCTTCTTCGTTTCTTCCACGAATTCGGGGGGAAGAATCGATGCATCACCTGAAACAATATCAGGTCTTATGATCCATAAGAATGATTGTTGGCTGTTTGCAAGTCCCCAAGCAAATTCAATAAGTTGACTAGGAGTCATAACAGTAATGCTTCCAAAGTTAACATAAACAACAGAATTTGGTTCTTTGGTATCAAGCCATTGTATACACTCTGGTTCCTCTTTCCAAAGGCTGGATCTAAGTCCCTTCAAATTCTCATCATCAACATGTTTCACTAGAAAATGCAAGGGCCCAATGGGGTAGACTGGAGGAAGAAGATTTCGGAGCGATTCAAGAACTTCAGCCTCTAGTGTTTCATATGTGTTGAGGATAATTGCAGAAGCCTTTCTTGCTCTCTCTGTTTCTTGGAGGACAAATTTGATCATGAATTCATCTGGATTTGTAGTTCTCAAGAAACTTGGAAGATCCCTTAAACGTACGTCTTTCATGCATGGTATAAAATCCAATGTTGTCTCTAGGTATCCATTTGTCAAGTCACTCGCATCTACAATTTCCCAAAAAGAGAAAAGGTTAAAACACGTGCACATCCAATATAATGGGAATTAGCTATAGACATCAAGAGTAACAAAAAAGTCTCTAAAATCTTTCCATCTGCCTAAAATATTATAGACAAAATTATTTGATATCGGTATTGGATGAAAGTAGCATATACAAGATATACAAAGTAGCATATACAAGATACACGATATAATAACTAAATACATCATCATTAATTAAAGCATAACTCCTGTGAATCCAAGAtctaaaattaataaattaaaagtaATATTGTAATCTTAATATACTATACATTTTTAAATTCTTTTTGTGTGTGTACGCAGTTCAAGTAAAAAGGAATTGGTTACTAAACCCAACCTAAAGGAGCCGCTTATGTAGGAGAAAGTATTTGTACCTTTAAGTGGAGCGTATCCTTTTTCAATAACCTTGTAATAATGCATGTAACCTAAGAAACCACAAGCACTAGTGGTCCAAAACAGAACTTCAGGGACTCCCAATTCTTGTGCAGCGGCTAAGGTGAAGCTCATGACACCATCTGAGATGATGCACGAAACGGGTGGCACGTTAGATGTGTTAGTATCATTGAGTTTCGCAAGAAGATCCCTAAAAGGACCCAAGCAAGTATTGGTTGTAGATTCACACAAAGAAGGTATATCTTGTGTGGCATCTGCATCACATGGCGGAAGTCCATCAGGAATTGTCTCAAAACGGAAAGAAGAAAGACCCTTGAGAGAATCAGGGCCACGAGATTTAAGCAGACGTCTGTGGTTAAATTCAGTATTGACAAAAGTGATGTGAAAGCCTTTGTGATGAAGGATTTTGGCTAGCTTTAACATGGGGTTAATATGGCCTTGGGCGGGATATGGTATGCAAACTGCATGTGGCTTTGTAAATTCAGCACCAATGGAACCCATTCTgaatttctttctctctctctctctaaatgtCTCGAAAGGATCTTGATGATTTTGGCAAGAAGGATTGAAGAAATGCAGATATTTATAGATGGAAAAAAGAAGTCAAAAACATCAAAGAAAGTGCCAAAAAGAGAGCACGCCAGACTGTTACAAAATGGGTAAAACCTGCAAGTTGATTTGTGTTGGCTGGAACGCCGATTTCGAGGTCAAAAATGACTTACTGCGGTATATTATACTAGTCCAATTCATTTTTAGTCCAATTTCTCCACGAAAACTGTCCGATTTCCAACCGTTTTTAGTTAGTCGGAAAATTGATGGTCGCTAAGATgtttcgaccgaaatcggtcggaaattttaATGCGTTGACTGACAGTCAAACTACATTTATCGAACGAAATTGATCggtattaatttttaaaaaaattatttaattttcaaaataccgaccgaaatcggtcggaattaattaaattttttttaatttatttttcaaaataccgaccgaaatcggtcagtagtaattaaaaaaaattatttatatttcaaaatacctaccgaaatcggtcggaattttaaatatataataattttagaaaTATTCCAGATATATACATTTTTGTATCGCATGTATACTCCCCATCTCGAGATATCATAGCACCACAATATTATATCTTATTACTATATTACTAATTAGTACTAgtatatattatcattattattttattgaattctAATTCTAAATATAGAATATTAAATCTTATTACTAAGCACTAACTACAATCCTTCctatatttacttattttttgtTAGTCCACAACGGTTGGACTCTATGCATCAAAGCTCAACTTATAAGATGAAAAAGCTCACATCTTTCAGCCGATATGGGACAAGAGTATTTTTCAattttcgaccgaaatcggtcgaaatttttgaaaaattttaataaaaaattattttcccatGGAAAAACCCACTACTTCTCTTCCCATGGAATATTTATTTACTAATCTatccattttattatttgtttgtttctttcttttttatgaaaaaaaaagagTGCATTAAATAAGGAttccataaatcaataaaaaattatttcacgtgaataaaattatgattacattttaatgtaaaaatatgcttagttattttttctaaaatttcatTTATAATCCTGAAATAACACATTAATTGTttgatataaaaaaatatattaaccaACCAGAATTAAATATATCGTACATTGGTTAAGTAATTGGTATATAAGCTATAAGctatattcaatatatatatcttaagatgcacgtatagtatagtatagtaatatatatatatatatcctatcttatactatactatactatacgtgcatcttaagatatatataaggatcttcccagttcggccccaactttccttcgtttgggttcTGGGTacttagtgtgaccttccttaacactaagtccccgatataGAAAtatcgaaggttggctcttcgattgtaatacctctcgatccgatatttttgggcggccaactgaACAAGGGTGGCTTCGCGCCTTTTATCTATCAGatccaggctcgtattcatggcttcGTCGTTTGattctgtcacgatccaaaatctaaccatagtcgtgatggcacctatcgtgttacaaggcaagcctatttcccaaaatattactactaaatctaTTATAAGAAGttaataaaacaataccaacatttgaatttctcataaactaaatcaactctaaatataatatagaaaatacgaaaacgagccccaaatatcggggtgtcactaagtcatgagcatctaaaactatgaactaagatatataagttgtctaactgtccaaaagaagaaatgacaagaggagtaacaaggtcccgcggacgctaacagctaccttgcagttttcaaagatagccggcctgaactcaacgatcgccgccttctaactcacctggatctgcataaagtgcagggtgtagtatgattacaaccgacTAGGTAGtaatagaaataactaaggaactgagcagtagtgacgagctaagtagaataatccaattattattttcacaattaagtacaaacaggagTAGACACGTAATTTTATAAATCAGTAAGACTATAAgaaaaattaacaggtaaatgcagcaacagcaaaagtaaatgcaacctcacagcagtgtcactccaccactcagcactcgcactcagcactcaacgctcaacattctgcgctcactggggtgtgtacagactccgaaggggctcccaaagcccaagcgctaagcacggataactcacgttccatcatatcaatacctggatctgcacggtcaactcacgtgctacgcggacaactcacacgctatggtatcaatacctggacccgcacggtcaactcacgtgctacgcggacaactcaagcgctatggtattaatatcctcacaactaggccctcggcctcacttaatcatgtacctcactagcctcaccatcatcaacaaataaggaaatacaacccacatcaagtatcacagcatattagcaaataatagagactgaggtaaacatgtacaataatttctatgactgagtacaaataatgtgagcatgaataaagcctaagcatgatctctaacatgaaggcagacaagttcaacaacaagtaactacgtaaacacagatgatggccatgaggcctcacgggacggaccaagtctcaatccctcgaggtatacacccacacgcccatcatctagcgtgggtatcacctctaAACAGttacacgatatcaaattctccgattttataccctcaaagctagagttaaaactgttacttaccttaacagcgtaaaatcctactccgggatgccctcgtctctggactcggtctccaaaagttccgaatctaaccaaaaatcagaatactactatcaacatagtctaaagaatcgaattccacaataaaaactacataaatatgccaaatatccgaaattggtcaaaacccggcccccgggcacACATctcaaaatcagtcaaaaatggtaaaataataaacctcgtcctctaccgagtctaaccatataaaatttatcaaaatcggactccgtttggtccctcaaatcctcatttaaactctccaaaactcaaaccctaactccctcaatttcactttaaaatcatcaatcaaatcccaaaaacgaagatggattcatgaaatataaccaaaactgagtagagaacacttaccacaatccttatggtgaacatcacccccaaaatcgcccaaatccgagctccccaactcaaaatatgactgaATGAACAAACtctcgttttatatatttttctgccagctattctgcctcgtttctcatgcctAATGATCCCGAAACTCGCTTTTTATGCTTCCAATGGAATCCTTGTGAAattttagtcaagttaggcttttgaatcactcaatttgacctaggttttaatattttcaaatagtgcagatttttaaatacgaatacagtggcaatttcgtaattaatttgaaaaaaatctagcaacccaatattttagtaaaatgaccataaattcctaaTACGAtgcccaaattcgacgattcttttttatATGGCtctgtaattacgatacggatctaatgcttcaatcaaaacagaaatcggagctcatttacTTAATATGGTACCATTTATGTTGGAAGAAACGacatcgaaacataagaaaaacaagcacaacgcagcccaaacctatccgaaactcactcgagctcctcgggaccccgtacgaacatactaacaagtcccataatataacacagaCCAACTCAaggactcaaatcatgcataacaatattTAAACGATGAAACGCGCCTCAAATCAAACTAAATGAACTTTCGAACTTTCGACTTccaaaaactcgcgccgaaacatatcaaatcaaatcggaattaactcaaatttttcacacacgtcacaaatgacactacgaacctactccaacttccggaattccattccgaccccaatacctaatttttcactgccgaccaaaattgccagatttctaactttcgctaattcaaacctaattctaccacggacctccaaattatattctggacacactcctaagtctaaaatcacccaacgaagctaatcgaatcataaaaatcttaatccgaattcgtttactcataggtCAACTTCACGTTGactttttctaacttagctttctaactaagagtctaagcgcctcatttcactccaaaactacccCGAACCCAAACTACCAATTCAAAataactcaacacagctgaacaacacacaaataagcagaaatggggggaaacagggctataactctcgaaatgactgaCCAGGTTGTTACAGATTCTtttgttgcatatcggaacctgagactctGTTCTCTAA containing:
- the LOC104087905 gene encoding 7-deoxyloganetin glucosyltransferase-like, whose amino-acid sequence is MGSIGAEFTKPHAVCIPYPAQGHINPMLKLAKILHHKGFHITFVNTEFNHRRLLKSRGPDSLKGLSSFRFETIPDGLPPCDADATQDIPSLCESTTNTCLGPFRDLLAKLNDTNTSNVPPVSCIISDGVMSFTLAAAQELGVPEVLFWTTSACGFLGYMHYYKVIEKGYAPLKDASDLTNGYLETTLDFIPCMKDVRLRDLPSFLRTTNPDEFMIKFVLQETERARKASAIILNTYETLEAEVLESLRNLLPPVYPIGPLHFLVKHVDDENLKGLRSSLWKEEPECIQWLDTKEPNSVVYVNFGSITVMTPSQLIEFAWGLANSQQSFLWIIRPDIVSGDASILPPEFVEETKKRGMLASWCSQEEVLSHPAIGGFLTHSGWNSTLESISSGVPMICWPFFAEQQTNCWFSVTKWDVGMEIDCDVKRDEVESLVRELMVGGKGKKMKKKTMEWKELAEASAKEHSGSSYVNIEKVVNDILLSSKH